One Struthio camelus isolate bStrCam1 chromosome 10, bStrCam1.hap1, whole genome shotgun sequence genomic region harbors:
- the CEBPG gene encoding CCAAT/enhancer-binding protein gamma yields MSKTSQQNTATDANGVSVIHSQAHTSGLQQVPQLVPVSPGGGGKAVPPSKQGKKNSLVDRNSDEYRQRRERNNMAVKKSRLKSKQKAQDTLQRVNQLKEENERLEAKIKLLTKELSVLKDLFLEHAHNLADNVQPVGTETTTTNPENNGQ; encoded by the coding sequence ATGAGCAAGACATCCCAGCAGAACACCGCAACAGATGCGAACGGAGTAAGCGTGATTCACAGCCAAGCGCACACCAGTGGTTTGCAGCAGGTTCCCCAGTTGGTGCCTGTGAGTCCCGGCGGTGGAGGCAAAGCTGTGCCTCCGAGCAAGCAGGGGAAGAAGAATTCCTTGGTGGATAGAAACAGTGATGAGTATCGCCAGCGCAgagagcgaaacaacatggcaGTGAAAAAGAGCCggttaaaaagcaagcaaaaagccCAAGACACGCTGCAGAGGGTCAACCAGCTCAAAGAAGAAAACGAACGTTTAGAGGCAAAAATTAAGCTCCTGACCAAGGAGCTGAGTGTACTGAAAGACTTGTTCCTTGAGCACGCACACAATCTTGCAGACAACGTGCAACCTGTTGGCACTGAAACCACCACAACAAATCCAGAAAATAACGGACAGTAG